The following DNA comes from Flavobacterium sp. N3904.
TCCGTTTTTCTATTGGACTGGACAATGATATCGAAAGAACCTACCAGATGATGAAATCTTGCTTGGAGGAATTGAAAATTTTACAAATAGAATCGCTTACGGCATAATCTTTTTTATTTACAGCAGTTATTAATTCTTTTGAATCCGTTACAGCATTTACTGCAACGGATTCTTTTTATATTTATACATTTCAAAAAAATACCTCTCAAAAACATTTATTGAGAGGTATTTTTTTAGGTGATTTTGTTTTATAATTGCTGCAAATTGAGCTTACTGTTTTTACGGCTGAAACCAAAGTAAATAATCAAACCTATAATAAGCCAAATCGTAAAGTAAATCCAGTTCCAGACGCTTAGCTCAGCCATCATATAAAGACAACAGATTAAACCCAAAAGCGGAATTAACGACAGATTTTCTTTGTAAGACCAAACCAATAATCCAACCATTACAATCAGGAAAATCCACATTGGTATTTTGTGTTTGAACAAATCAAATCCACTTTCATATTTAACGGAGTCCGGTATTGGCAATCCTGCAACGACAGTAGCATATTTGGCATCATCTTGCTGGTATTGACTTAACAAATGCTCAACATCCAATTTTTCGGTAGTACTATTTTTTCCTTCAATACTCAATAAATAATTATACACTTTTTGAGTTTCAGTCTTATTCAATGAGGTAATAATAAATTCCGAATCGTTGATTTTAGTTTTATTGGTTATAAAACCCATGGTGGCATCTTTATTATACCCAAATGAGAATACCAAAGCTATTACAATCAATATCGGAAAAATATATTTTGAATTGATATACGGCGTTTTGAATTTTCCTCTCGGAATATCTGTTCTGTTTTGCAAAGCCAATACACCGGCACAAACCAAAACAAAAGCAAACAAAGTTCCAATACTGCACAAATCGGTAACCATGGTCAAATTCATAAACAAGGCTGGAACGGCTACTACAAATCCTGTAACAATAGTGGCATAGGAAGGCGTTTTAAATTTAGGATGCACTTTTGAAAAACGTTTCGGCAACAAACCATCACGGCTCATACTCATCCAGATACGGGGCTGCCCCATTTGAAAAACCAACAACACACTCGCCATGGCCACAACAGCACTCACGGCAATAATTCCCGACATCCATTTCAGATGCAATTGATCAAAGACAAAAGCCAACGGATCACCAACATTCAGACTATTATAACTGACCATTCCGGTTAGTACTAGCGCAATAGCAATATAAAGTACTGTACAAATAATGATGGCCCACATCATACCACGAGGCAAATCACGTTGTGGATCTTTACATTCTTCGGCAGTCGTAGAAATGGCATCAAAACCAATATAGGCAAAGAATACTGCCGAAACTCCTTTTAAAACACCAGAAACTCCATTGGGTGCAAAAGGATGCCAATTGGTAGTATCTACATAAAATATCCCAACAGCAATAACCAAAAGAACAATACATAATTTTACGACAACCATTATGTTACTCGCATTACGAGACTCTTTCATACCACGATAAATTAATGCAGTAATCAAAACAATAATCAATAAAGCCGGCAAATCTGCCACAAAATGGAAAGAACCAATAACAGGCGAAGTAGTCCAGGCCGTATAGGCATTTTGCAGGCCGGAACTAAGATTTTCGAAAGTTTTTCCACCTTCCATCAAAGCAGTTGCATCTTTAAAACCGTTGGAAGCGGTCAAATAATCCATCTGAACCCATTGAGGCAAATCAATTCCGCCACTGGATAGCAGTCCCGTAAAGTAATCACTCCAGGATATCGCGACGGTAATATTCCCGACAGAGTATTCCATAATCAATGCCCAACCGATAATCCAGGCAATTAATTCTCCAAAAGCAACATAAGAATACGTATAAGCACTACCGGAAACCGGAACCATCGAAGCAAATTCGGCATAAGCAAAAGCAGCAAAACTACAGGCAATAGCAGTAAACAAAAACAGGAATATTACGGCTGGACCACCGTCAAAACTGGCTTTACCGATGGTACTAAAAATACCGGCACCCACAATTGCTGCAATTCCAAAGGCAGTTAAATCTTTGGCAGTCAAATGTTTTCCTAGTGCATCATGCCCTTCCAGATTGTTTTTTTCTACTTGTTTTAAAATATCCTGAACTGTTTTTTTTCTAAAAAGCCCCTTTAATGCCATGTTGTAAATTTTACCGTTAAAAACTGTTATTTTGTATTTTTTGCAATATTTTTTTAATAAAACAATAAATCTATTAAAGCCCAAATATATAAAACAAATTCCATCTATAAAGCCCGCTTCTTATTTTTTTATATTATTAGGATTAAAATAAAATATCTTTCTTTTTTATCTTAAAAAAAGTCAAATATACATTTATAAAAGAGTAATAAGCAAAATTATCTT
Coding sequences within:
- a CDS encoding amino acid permease translates to MALKGLFRKKTVQDILKQVEKNNLEGHDALGKHLTAKDLTAFGIAAIVGAGIFSTIGKASFDGGPAVIFLFLFTAIACSFAAFAYAEFASMVPVSGSAYTYSYVAFGELIAWIIGWALIMEYSVGNITVAISWSDYFTGLLSSGGIDLPQWVQMDYLTASNGFKDATALMEGGKTFENLSSGLQNAYTAWTTSPVIGSFHFVADLPALLIIVLITALIYRGMKESRNASNIMVVVKLCIVLLVIAVGIFYVDTTNWHPFAPNGVSGVLKGVSAVFFAYIGFDAISTTAEECKDPQRDLPRGMMWAIIICTVLYIAIALVLTGMVSYNSLNVGDPLAFVFDQLHLKWMSGIIAVSAVVAMASVLLVFQMGQPRIWMSMSRDGLLPKRFSKVHPKFKTPSYATIVTGFVVAVPALFMNLTMVTDLCSIGTLFAFVLVCAGVLALQNRTDIPRGKFKTPYINSKYIFPILIVIALVFSFGYNKDATMGFITNKTKINDSEFIITSLNKTETQKVYNYLLSIEGKNSTTEKLDVEHLLSQYQQDDAKYATVVAGLPIPDSVKYESGFDLFKHKIPMWIFLIVMVGLLVWSYKENLSLIPLLGLICCLYMMAELSVWNWIYFTIWLIIGLIIYFGFSRKNSKLNLQQL